The segment ATCGCTTGAGCGGCAGCTATTTTCATTCTGGAATTTATAGTTTTAGCGTTTGCCATAAGAGCCCCTTTAAATAAGCCGGGGAATGCAAGGGCATTATTTATTGCTTTACCATCTGCAGCATACAACGCTCCAGCTTTTATTGCGTCTTCAGGGTCTATTTCCGGATCAGGGTTTGAGAGGGCAAGTATGATTTGACCTTTTTTCACCATATCTGGTGTTATAAGTTTTGGGCAACCTGTTGTGGCTATGACTATTTTTGCATTGTCCATTATCCCCTTAAGATCGGTAGGGATTCCCCCTCTGGCAGCGAAAAGCTCTTTCATCTGCGGATTTAGATCGGTACCGTAGATCTTTTTGATTCCATAAGCGGTGAGAAGTTTTTGTATACCACTACCTGCTGCTCCAAGCCCTATTATTCCGACGGTTGAGTCTCTAAGGTTTATAAAAGTATATTTAGCTATATTCAGCAAAGCAGCCAGAACAACTACTGCTGTTCCATGTTGGTCATCATGGGTGACAGGAATATCAAGTTCGTTATCCAGAATTTCTTCAATTTCGAAGCATTCCGGTGCCTTTATATCTTCTAATTTTATTGCCCCAAATGTTGGAGCTATTGCTTTTACGGTATCTATTATTACCTTTGGATCCTTGCTGTCTATCAGTATTGGATATCCATTGATACCTGACAACATTTTAAACAGAAGAGCTTTCCCCTCCATTACCGGCATACCTGCCACAGGTCCAATATCCCCGAGCCCTAAAATTGCAGTTCCATTGGTGACGATTGCCACATTGTTTGGTATTGTGGTGTATTTTCTTGCAAGTTCTGGTGATTCCTGTATCAATTTGCAAATTGAAGCCACACCTGGGGTGTAGACAAGCCTCAAATCATCCACAGAATCTATCTGCACCCTTGGGACAACTTCTATCTTGCCATTCTGGTGTACTTCCTGAACTATATCTCTTATTTCTACAAGTTCTATTCCATCTAAGGAAGATATGGCTTCACAGATTCTATCCACATCCTCTTTAGTGGAAAAATAAACATCTAAATCCCTTACCTTATAATCTTTACCTATATGTACTGTTTTAATTTCACCAAACATACCCCCAAGTTCGCCTACTGTGAGGGCAAGTCGGCCAAGGTATCCAGGTTTATCAAGTATTTTAACTCTCAATGTTTTGATTATTTTGCTTCCGTATTCTATTCTCATATTATCCTCCAGATTTATACATTATAAAAAAATCTTTTTCAATAGTTAGTTT is part of the Calditerrivibrio nitroreducens DSM 19672 genome and harbors:
- a CDS encoding NAD-dependent malic enzyme, with product MRIEYGSKIIKTLRVKILDKPGYLGRLALTVGELGGMFGEIKTVHIGKDYKVRDLDVYFSTKEDVDRICEAISSLDGIELVEIRDIVQEVHQNGKIEVVPRVQIDSVDDLRLVYTPGVASICKLIQESPELARKYTTIPNNVAIVTNGTAILGLGDIGPVAGMPVMEGKALLFKMLSGINGYPILIDSKDPKVIIDTVKAIAPTFGAIKLEDIKAPECFEIEEILDNELDIPVTHDDQHGTAVVVLAALLNIAKYTFINLRDSTVGIIGLGAAGSGIQKLLTAYGIKKIYGTDLNPQMKELFAARGGIPTDLKGIMDNAKIVIATTGCPKLITPDMVKKGQIILALSNPDPEIDPEDAIKAGALYAADGKAINNALAFPGLFKGALMANAKTINSRMKIAAAQAIANHTIHGDLVPNILNIKVHEEVAKAVEEEAYKSGVAKV